In the Tessaracoccus lacteus genome, GCAGATGTGGACCCTCACCCGGCAGTCCGTCGTCGCGCTCGCGAGCTTCCCCGTGCGCGTCTGGAACGTCGCCGCGGACCTGGTCACCGGCCAGCCCCGCGACGAGAACTCCCCGCTGTCGATCGTCGGCGCCTCCCGGATCGCCGGCGAGATCGGCGTCAGCGACCAGCTGGGCTTCGGCGACAAGGTCGCCACCTGGATGTCGCTGCTCGGCTCGGTGAACCTGTTCGTCGCGCTGCTGAACCTCGTTCCGCTGCTCCCGCTCGACGGCGGCCACATCGCCGGAGCGGTCTACGAATGGCTCAAGCGCCGGGCGGCACGCCTGCTCGGCCGGCCCGATCCCGGCCACGTGGACACGGCCCGCGGCCTGCCGCTGACCTACCTCGTCGCGGGCTTCCTGCTGGTCGGCGGCGTCGTGCTGATCCTCGCTGACATCATCAGCCCCATCTCGCTGTTCTGAGGGCGAACGCGGGGGAGCGGCTTAGGGACTCCTGCGTCGGCAGCGTAATCTTGTGCGCATGTCCGTGAACCTTGGTATGCCCGCCGCGCCCGCGCCCGTGCTGACCCCCCGCCGTAAGTCCCGCAAGATCAAGGTCGGATCGGTCTACGTCGGCGGCGACGCTCCCATCAGCGTGCAGTCGATGTGCACCACCAAGACCACGGACATCAATGCGACGCTGCAGCAGATCGCCGAGCTGACCGCGACCGGCTGCGACATCGTCCGGGTCGCCGTGCCCAGCCAGGATGACGCCGAGGCGCTGCCTATCATCGCGATGAAGTCAAAGATCCCCGTCATCGCCGACATCCACTTCCAGCCGAAGTACGTCTTCGCCGCCATCGACGCCGGATGCGCGGCCGTCCGCGTCAACCCCGGCAACATCCGCCAGTTCGACGACAAGGTCGCCGAGATCGCGAAGGCCGCCTCCGAGGCCGGTGTCAGCCTCCGCATCGGCGTCAACGCGGGATCGCTCGACAAGCGACTGCTCGCCAAGTACGGCGCCCCCACCCCGGAGGCGCTCGTCGAGTCCGCCTTGTGGGAGGCGTCGCTGTTCGAGGACGTCGGCTTCTACGACTTCAAGATCTCCGTCAAGCACAACGACCCCGTCGTGATGGTCCGCGCCTACGAACTGCTCGCCGAGAAATGCGACTACCCGCTGCACCTCGGCGTCACCGAGGCCGGGCCGGCGTTCCAGGGCACCATCAAGTCGTCGGTCGCCTTCGGCGCGCTCCTGAGCGAGGGGATCGGCGACACGATCCGCGTGTCGCTGTCCGCGCCGCCGGCCGAGGAGGTCAAGGTCGGGCTCAAGATCCTCGAGTCGCTCAACCTGCGCCCCCGCAAGCTCGACATCGTGTCCTGCCCCTCCTGCGGCCGCGCCCAGGTCGACGTCTACACGCTCGCCGAGCAGGTCACCAAGGGCCTCGAAGGCATGCAGGCCCCGCTGCGGGTCGCCGTCATGGGCTGCGTCGTCAACGGTCCGGGCGAGGCCCGGGAGGCGGACCTCGGGGTCGCCTCCGGCAACGGCAAGGGTCAGATCTTCGTCAAGGGTGAGGTCATCAAGACCGTCCCCGAGGCCGAGATCGTCGAGACGCTGCTGGTCGAGGCCCGCCGGCTGGCCGCCGAGATGGGCGAGGTCGGCGCGCCGGAGGTCAGCGTCTCCTGATCCCACGGCCGTGGGACGCACGTTTCGGCATCGCCGATCGGTGGGTCTCGCGTCTCAGGATGGCTAGGCTGACCGCCATGACCGCACGCCTGCGCACCCTCGGCGCCGCCGACCGCGACGAGGCGATGGAGTATCTCGCCGCCAGCCCCGTCGAGAACCTTTTCCTCATGTCGAAGCTGAACATGTTCGGCATCGACCGCCGCAGGCTCGGCATTCTCTGCGCCTGGCAGCGCGACGACCAGATCAGCTCCCTGCTGCTCGACGGCGGGACGGCGTGCGTGGCGGGATTCGACCCGGAGGCCCTGCCGGCGTTCGTGACCGAGCTGGGCCCGGTGCGGCGCTGCAGCTCCATCGTCGGGCCGGCCATCAGCGTGCTGGGCCTCTACGTCGGCCTGTCCGGCCGCTGGCCTGGAGGCTGGGGCACGGTCTCCAACATCCGCCGCCGCCAGCCGCTGATGCTGCTGGACCACGTCAGCGACGTGATTCCCGACCCGCGCGTCAGGCTGCTCGGAACCGGTGACTTCGAGAGCTACCTCGAGGCGTCCGTGCACATGTACACCGAGGAGATCGGCTCGTCGCCCTACAAGTTCGGGCCCGGCTACGAGCGGTTCGTGATGGACCGCCTGCAGCGCGGCGACGCCTACGGCATCGTCGAGAACGGCCGGGTGATCTTCAAGGCCGATCTCGGCCCGCAGTACGGGACCCAGGCCCAGCTACAGGGCGTCTGGATCGCGCCCGACCTCCGCGGCACCGGCCTCAGCGTCCCGGCATTGTCCGGGATGCTCGGGCTCGCCATGCGCCGGTACCCGTCGATCAGCCTGTACGTCAACGACTTCAACACCCCGGCGCTCCGCGCCTACGAGCGCCTCGGTTTCGTCGAGGTCAGCGCCTTCGCGACCGTGCACTACTGAGCCTGTCAGCGCCCCCGGGGCACCCGGCGGTAAGATCGCCCGCGTGATTGCCAAGCTCTCGACTCTTTTCGTGCGCACTCTGCGTCAGGACCCCGCCGACGCGGAGGTGCCCAGCCACCGCTGGCTGGTGAGGGCGGGCTACATCCGCCGCGCCGCGCCCGGCATCTACACGTGGCTGCCGCTCGGGCTCAAGGTCCTGCAGAAGGTCGAGGCCGTCGTCCGCGAGGAGATGGAGGCCATGGGCGCCCAGGAGGTGCACTTCCCGGCGCTGCTGCCTCGAGAGCCCTACGAGCTGACCAACCGCTGGACCGAGTACGGCGACAACCTGTTCCGCGTCGTGGACCGGAAGGGCGCCGACATGCTGCTCGGCCCCACTCACGAGGAGATGTTCACGCTGCTCGTCAAGGACCTGTACTCGTCGTACAAGGACCTGCCCCTGTCACTGTTCCAGATCCAGACGAAGTACCGCGACGAGGCCCGCCCGCGCGCAGGCCTGCTGCGCGGCCGCGAGTTCGTGATGAAGGACTCCTACTCCTTCGACATCGACGACGCCGGCCTGGAGGCCTCGTACCAGAGGCACCGCGAGGCCTACATCCGGATCTTCACCCGGCTGGGCCTCGACTTCGTGATCGTCGCCGCGATGGCCGGTGCCATGGGCGGATCCCGCTCCGAGGAG is a window encoding:
- the ispG gene encoding flavodoxin-dependent (E)-4-hydroxy-3-methylbut-2-enyl-diphosphate synthase, with protein sequence MSVNLGMPAAPAPVLTPRRKSRKIKVGSVYVGGDAPISVQSMCTTKTTDINATLQQIAELTATGCDIVRVAVPSQDDAEALPIIAMKSKIPVIADIHFQPKYVFAAIDAGCAAVRVNPGNIRQFDDKVAEIAKAASEAGVSLRIGVNAGSLDKRLLAKYGAPTPEALVESALWEASLFEDVGFYDFKISVKHNDPVVMVRAYELLAEKCDYPLHLGVTEAGPAFQGTIKSSVAFGALLSEGIGDTIRVSLSAPPAEEVKVGLKILESLNLRPRKLDIVSCPSCGRAQVDVYTLAEQVTKGLEGMQAPLRVAVMGCVVNGPGEAREADLGVASGNGKGQIFVKGEVIKTVPEAEIVETLLVEARRLAAEMGEVGAPEVSVS
- a CDS encoding GNAT family N-acetyltransferase, whose protein sequence is MTARLRTLGAADRDEAMEYLAASPVENLFLMSKLNMFGIDRRRLGILCAWQRDDQISSLLLDGGTACVAGFDPEALPAFVTELGPVRRCSSIVGPAISVLGLYVGLSGRWPGGWGTVSNIRRRQPLMLLDHVSDVIPDPRVRLLGTGDFESYLEASVHMYTEEIGSSPYKFGPGYERFVMDRLQRGDAYGIVENGRVIFKADLGPQYGTQAQLQGVWIAPDLRGTGLSVPALSGMLGLAMRRYPSISLYVNDFNTPALRAYERLGFVEVSAFATVHY